Proteins encoded in a region of the Falco rusticolus isolate bFalRus1 chromosome 12, bFalRus1.pri, whole genome shotgun sequence genome:
- the BPNT1 gene encoding 3'(2'),5'-bisphosphate nucleotidase 1 isoform X2, with product MSICASLARKFPKVTIIGEEELPTDEVTEDLIEDGHCEEILKKTCPAQYMGIKEEELVIWVDPLDGTKEYTEGLLDHVTVLIGIAYGGKAIAGVINQPYYNYEAGADAVLGRTIWGVLGIGAFGFQLTEAPAGKHIIVTTRSHSSTLVNECISALNPDSVIRVGGAGNKIIQLVEGKASAYIFASPGCKKWDTCAPEAILHAVGGKITDIHGNSFQYNKEVKHMNSAGILATLRNYDYYSSRIPNTVKQSLVP from the exons ATGAGCATTTGTGCTTCCCTGGCACGGAAGTTTCCCAAGGTGACAATTATAGGAGAAGAA GAACTACCCACTGATGAGGTAACCGAGGACTTAATTGAAGATGGTCACTGtgaagaaatactgaagaaaacttGTCCTGCTCAATACATGGGAATTAAAGAGGAGGAG cttgtaATATGGGTTGATCCCTTGGATGGAACCAAGGAGTACACTGAAG GTCTCCTTGACCACGTAACAGTTCTTATTGGAATTGCTTATGGAGGCAAAGCAATAGCAGGAGTTATTAACCAGCCATACTACAACTATGAG GCAGGAGCTGACgctgtgctgggcaggacaATCTGGGGAGTCCTGGGCATAGGTGCCTTTGGATTTCAGCTCACAGAAGCACCTGCTGGGAAACACATCATCGTTACCACCCGTTCTCACAGCAGTACCCTGGTCAACGAGTGCATCAGTGCCTTGAATCCAGACAGTGTCATCAGAGTTGGAGGAGCAGGAAACAAG ATCATTCAACTTGTAGAAGGCAAGGCATCTGCTTATATATTTGCCAGTCCTGGGTGTAAGAAATGGGATACATGTGCACCTGAAGCTATTCTACATGCCGTGGGAG gcaAGATAACTGATATCCATGGAAATTCATTTCAGTATAACAAGGAAGTGAAACACATGAATTCAGCTGGGATCCTTGCCACTTTGAGAAATTACGACTATTATTCCAGTCGTATTCCTAACACCGTTAAACAATCTCTTGTGCCTTAA
- the BPNT1 gene encoding 3'(2'),5'-bisphosphate nucleotidase 1 isoform X1 has protein sequence MASPALLMRVVASAYSIAEKAATIVRNVMAAGDLGIVEKTGANDLQTKADRLVQMSICASLARKFPKVTIIGEEELPTDEVTEDLIEDGHCEEILKKTCPAQYMGIKEEELVIWVDPLDGTKEYTEGLLDHVTVLIGIAYGGKAIAGVINQPYYNYEAGADAVLGRTIWGVLGIGAFGFQLTEAPAGKHIIVTTRSHSSTLVNECISALNPDSVIRVGGAGNKIIQLVEGKASAYIFASPGCKKWDTCAPEAILHAVGGKITDIHGNSFQYNKEVKHMNSAGILATLRNYDYYSSRIPNTVKQSLVP, from the exons atGGCTTCTCCAGCTTTACTCATGCGTGTGGTTGCCTCTGCATATTCCATTGCAGAAAAAGCGGCAACAATTGTTAGAAATGTAATGGCTGCAGGAGATCTGGGGATAGTGGAGAAG ACTGGAGCCAATGACTTGCAGACCAAAGCTGACAGACTGGTACAAATGAGCATTTGTGCTTCCCTGGCACGGAAGTTTCCCAAGGTGACAATTATAGGAGAAGAA GAACTACCCACTGATGAGGTAACCGAGGACTTAATTGAAGATGGTCACTGtgaagaaatactgaagaaaacttGTCCTGCTCAATACATGGGAATTAAAGAGGAGGAG cttgtaATATGGGTTGATCCCTTGGATGGAACCAAGGAGTACACTGAAG GTCTCCTTGACCACGTAACAGTTCTTATTGGAATTGCTTATGGAGGCAAAGCAATAGCAGGAGTTATTAACCAGCCATACTACAACTATGAG GCAGGAGCTGACgctgtgctgggcaggacaATCTGGGGAGTCCTGGGCATAGGTGCCTTTGGATTTCAGCTCACAGAAGCACCTGCTGGGAAACACATCATCGTTACCACCCGTTCTCACAGCAGTACCCTGGTCAACGAGTGCATCAGTGCCTTGAATCCAGACAGTGTCATCAGAGTTGGAGGAGCAGGAAACAAG ATCATTCAACTTGTAGAAGGCAAGGCATCTGCTTATATATTTGCCAGTCCTGGGTGTAAGAAATGGGATACATGTGCACCTGAAGCTATTCTACATGCCGTGGGAG gcaAGATAACTGATATCCATGGAAATTCATTTCAGTATAACAAGGAAGTGAAACACATGAATTCAGCTGGGATCCTTGCCACTTTGAGAAATTACGACTATTATTCCAGTCGTATTCCTAACACCGTTAAACAATCTCTTGTGCCTTAA